A genomic window from Plutella xylostella chromosome 23, ilPluXylo3.1, whole genome shotgun sequence includes:
- the LOC105386617 gene encoding juvenile hormone epoxide hydrolase isoform X2: MMKLISIAIALIAVGLGLFLTHKLCYVPEMPELDQNKWWGSGPRPTQEDTEIRPFKIEFSDTMIKDLRERLTNRRPLTKPLEGIQSEYGINTDYLETILEYWANEYDFKKRAELLNEFDHYKTRIQGLDLHFIRSKPKDAKGKKVLPLLMLHGWPSSSKEFVKVIPLLNAPREGFDFVFDVVAADLPGFGFSEGTNKRGLSPVQMGIMMRQLMRRLGIKQFYVQAGDWGSQCATHMATMYPGEVLGFHTNMPISSMPISVAKVLAGSLFPSLAVDDRYRDRIYPLAELSKYIMRESGYFHIQATKPDTISVALTDSPTGLAAWIVEKMAVCTDRDSLHLPHGGLSGLPLPDVLDTVTIAWAERRAATSARVYAEGISTVATDVHTLHKIPTPVPTAAINFKYEVVYQPDWVLRDKFPNLVHSTTLDFGGHFAALQTPDVLVQDVFEATVEFLKFHSKKK; this comes from the exons ATGATGAAGCTAATATCAATAGCCATAGCACTAATAGCCGTCGGCTTAGGTTTATTCCTGACACATAAACTATGTTATGTGCCAGAGATGCCGGAACTAGATCAAAACAAATGGTGGGGATCAGGTCCAAGGCCGACACAGGAAGACACCGAGATTAGGCCGTTTAAAATTGAGTTCAGTGACACG atgaTCAAAGACTTGCGAGAAAGGCTTACAAACAGGCGACCTCTAACCAAACCTCTTGAGGGCATACAATCAGAATACGGCATCAACACCGACTACTTGGAAACGATTCTGGAATATTGGGCAAACGAATACGATTTCAAGAAACGAGCGGAGTTGCTGAACGAATTCGACCATTACAAGACGAGAATACAAGGTCTAGATTTGCACTTCATTAGGAGCAAGCCTAAAGATGCTAAAGGCAAGAAGGTTCTGCCATTGCTGATGCTACACGGCTGGCCGAGTTCTTCTAAGGAGTTTGTTAAAGTGATTCCTCTTTTGAACGCACCGAGAGAAGGCTTCGATTTTGTTTTCGACGTTGTCGCTGCGGACTTGCCTGGGTTCGGATTCTCTGAG GGCACCAACAAGCGCGGCCTATCCCCGGTGCAGATGGGCATCATGATGCGTCAGCTGATGAGGAGACTCGGCATCAAACAATTCTACGTGCAGGCGGGCGACTGGGGCTCGCAGTGCGCCACGCACATGGCCACCATGTACCCGGGGGAGGTACTGGG ATTCCACACAAACATGCCCATATCGTCGATGCCAATTAGCGTGGCCAAGGTCCTGGCCGGGTCCCTATTCCCGTCGCTAGCCGTGGATGACCGGTACCGAGACAGAATCTACCCCCTGGCGGAGCTATCTAAGTACATAATGAGAGAGAGCGGCTACTTCCACATTCAGGCGACGAAACCTGATACGATAA GCGTCGCCCTAACCGACTCGCCCACCGGCCTAGCCGCCTGGATAGTGGAGAAGATGGCGGTCTGCACGGACCGTGACTCACTGCATCTACCCCACGGCGGGCTCAGCGGGCTGCCCCTGCCGGATGTGCTGGACACCGTGACCATAGCGTGGGccgagcgccgcgccgccaccaGCGCCAGGGTCTACGCGGAGGGCATCTCCACTGTGGCCACCGATGTGCATACTTTACACAA gatCCCGACGCCCGTGCCGACGGCAGCTATAAACTTCAAGTACGAAGTGGTGTACCAACCGGACTGGGTGCTGAGGGATAAATTCCCCAACTTGGTTCACTCTACTACCCTGGACTTCGGAGGACATTTCGCCGCCCTACAAACTCCTGATGTCCTAGTACAGGATGTCTTTGAAGCTACAGTTGAATTCCTTAAATTCCATTCCAAAAAGAAATAA
- the LOC105386617 gene encoding juvenile hormone epoxide hydrolase isoform X1, with amino-acid sequence MMMKLISIAIALIAVGLGLFLTHKLCYVPEMPELDQNKWWGSGPRPTQEDTEIRPFKIEFSDTMIKDLRERLTNRRPLTKPLEGIQSEYGINTDYLETILEYWANEYDFKKRAELLNEFDHYKTRIQGLDLHFIRSKPKDAKGKKVLPLLMLHGWPSSSKEFVKVIPLLNAPREGFDFVFDVVAADLPGFGFSEGTNKRGLSPVQMGIMMRQLMRRLGIKQFYVQAGDWGSQCATHMATMYPGEVLGFHTNMPISSMPISVAKVLAGSLFPSLAVDDRYRDRIYPLAELSKYIMRESGYFHIQATKPDTISVALTDSPTGLAAWIVEKMAVCTDRDSLHLPHGGLSGLPLPDVLDTVTIAWAERRAATSARVYAEGISTVATDVHTLHKIPTPVPTAAINFKYEVVYQPDWVLRDKFPNLVHSTTLDFGGHFAALQTPDVLVQDVFEATVEFLKFHSKKK; translated from the exons ATG ATGATGAAGCTAATATCAATAGCCATAGCACTAATAGCCGTCGGCTTAGGTTTATTCCTGACACATAAACTATGTTATGTGCCAGAGATGCCGGAACTAGATCAAAACAAATGGTGGGGATCAGGTCCAAGGCCGACACAGGAAGACACCGAGATTAGGCCGTTTAAAATTGAGTTCAGTGACACG atgaTCAAAGACTTGCGAGAAAGGCTTACAAACAGGCGACCTCTAACCAAACCTCTTGAGGGCATACAATCAGAATACGGCATCAACACCGACTACTTGGAAACGATTCTGGAATATTGGGCAAACGAATACGATTTCAAGAAACGAGCGGAGTTGCTGAACGAATTCGACCATTACAAGACGAGAATACAAGGTCTAGATTTGCACTTCATTAGGAGCAAGCCTAAAGATGCTAAAGGCAAGAAGGTTCTGCCATTGCTGATGCTACACGGCTGGCCGAGTTCTTCTAAGGAGTTTGTTAAAGTGATTCCTCTTTTGAACGCACCGAGAGAAGGCTTCGATTTTGTTTTCGACGTTGTCGCTGCGGACTTGCCTGGGTTCGGATTCTCTGAG GGCACCAACAAGCGCGGCCTATCCCCGGTGCAGATGGGCATCATGATGCGTCAGCTGATGAGGAGACTCGGCATCAAACAATTCTACGTGCAGGCGGGCGACTGGGGCTCGCAGTGCGCCACGCACATGGCCACCATGTACCCGGGGGAGGTACTGGG ATTCCACACAAACATGCCCATATCGTCGATGCCAATTAGCGTGGCCAAGGTCCTGGCCGGGTCCCTATTCCCGTCGCTAGCCGTGGATGACCGGTACCGAGACAGAATCTACCCCCTGGCGGAGCTATCTAAGTACATAATGAGAGAGAGCGGCTACTTCCACATTCAGGCGACGAAACCTGATACGATAA GCGTCGCCCTAACCGACTCGCCCACCGGCCTAGCCGCCTGGATAGTGGAGAAGATGGCGGTCTGCACGGACCGTGACTCACTGCATCTACCCCACGGCGGGCTCAGCGGGCTGCCCCTGCCGGATGTGCTGGACACCGTGACCATAGCGTGGGccgagcgccgcgccgccaccaGCGCCAGGGTCTACGCGGAGGGCATCTCCACTGTGGCCACCGATGTGCATACTTTACACAA gatCCCGACGCCCGTGCCGACGGCAGCTATAAACTTCAAGTACGAAGTGGTGTACCAACCGGACTGGGTGCTGAGGGATAAATTCCCCAACTTGGTTCACTCTACTACCCTGGACTTCGGAGGACATTTCGCCGCCCTACAAACTCCTGATGTCCTAGTACAGGATGTCTTTGAAGCTACAGTTGAATTCCTTAAATTCCATTCCAAAAAGAAATAA